Proteins encoded within one genomic window of Mesotoga infera:
- a CDS encoding DNA-3-methyladenine glycosylase I yields MRCPWAEVDDLYIKYHDTEWGVPVHEDKKWFEFLVLEGAQAGLSWLTVLKKRESYRGAFAGFDPRIVAKFDENEIEKLMADSGIIRNRRKLESAINNAREFLQIEVEFGSFDRFIWSFVDYKQVVNSWTSLSEIPAVSKKAHQISHALKEKGFSFVGPTIVYALMQAAGLVNDHLVYCFRYTEV; encoded by the coding sequence ATGCGGTGCCCCTGGGCTGAAGTGGATGACTTATACATCAAATACCACGATACTGAGTGGGGTGTTCCTGTTCATGAAGACAAGAAGTGGTTTGAGTTTCTTGTTCTGGAAGGAGCTCAGGCCGGTCTCAGTTGGCTCACAGTGCTGAAAAAGAGAGAAAGTTACAGGGGGGCCTTTGCAGGCTTTGACCCTCGTATTGTTGCAAAGTTTGATGAGAATGAAATTGAGAAACTAATGGCAGATTCCGGAATAATCAGAAATCGAAGAAAGTTAGAATCGGCTATTAACAACGCAAGGGAATTCCTTCAAATTGAAGTGGAATTTGGCTCATTCGATAGATTCATCTGGAGTTTTGTTGATTACAAGCAGGTAGTGAATTCCTGGACTAGTCTCTCAGAAATCCCAGCTGTTAGTAAAAAAGCTCATCAGATCTCTCACGCTCTAAAAGAGAAGGGCTTTAGTTTTGTTGGACCAACAATCGTCTATGCCTTAATGCAGGCAGCCGGCTTAGTGAACGATCATCTTGTATACTGCTTCAGGTATACAGAAGTCTAA